A window of Christiangramia forsetii KT0803 contains these coding sequences:
- the gldA gene encoding gliding motility-associated ABC transporter ATP-binding subunit GldA — MSITVNNISKYFGSQKALDDVSFEISKGEIVGFLGPNGAGKSTLMKILTGYITADNGKARIDGLELEEKIPEVQKRIGYLPEHNPLYTEMFVREYLRFNASVYNIGKDRIEEIIKLTGLTPEANKKIDQLSKGYRQRVGLAAALLHDPEVLILDEPTTGLDPNQLVEIRTLIKNIGKNNSEDKAGKTVFLSTHIMQEVEAICDRVIIINNGKIVADKNLKELREGNDQIIFVEFDYRIEEIALQKIPNLTSAKNTGGFTYELIFNTKKDMRPAVFDFAHDNGLKTLQLNQKTKNLENLFTEVTSS; from the coding sequence ATGTCTATAACAGTAAACAACATATCGAAATACTTTGGCAGCCAAAAAGCGCTGGATGATGTCAGTTTTGAAATTTCTAAAGGAGAAATCGTTGGTTTTCTTGGTCCTAATGGAGCCGGGAAATCTACTTTAATGAAAATACTTACCGGCTATATCACCGCAGATAATGGAAAAGCAAGGATAGACGGACTCGAATTAGAAGAAAAAATCCCTGAGGTTCAGAAAAGGATTGGTTATTTGCCGGAACATAATCCTTTATATACAGAAATGTTTGTTCGGGAATATTTGCGCTTCAATGCCTCTGTCTATAATATAGGTAAGGATCGAATTGAAGAAATAATTAAACTCACCGGGCTCACTCCTGAAGCAAATAAGAAAATAGATCAGTTATCTAAAGGTTACCGTCAGCGTGTAGGCCTGGCCGCAGCCCTATTACATGATCCCGAAGTTCTAATTCTGGATGAACCAACCACGGGCCTGGATCCAAATCAATTGGTAGAAATAAGGACACTCATTAAGAATATTGGAAAGAATAATTCTGAAGACAAAGCTGGAAAAACAGTTTTCCTTTCTACTCATATTATGCAGGAAGTAGAAGCTATTTGTGATCGTGTCATTATTATTAATAATGGAAAGATCGTAGCAGATAAAAACCTGAAAGAATTAAGGGAAGGCAACGACCAGATCATTTTTGTAGAATTTGATTACAGAATTGAAGAAATAGCACTACAGAAAATCCCTAATCTAACTTCAGCAAAGAATACGGGTGGATTCACCTATGAATTAATCTTCAACACGAAAAAAGACATGAGACCTGCCGTTTTTGATTTTGCTCATGATAACGGATTAAAAACCCTTCAGCTAAATCAGAAAACCAAAAATCTGGAAAATCTTTTTACTGAAGTAACTTCTTCCTAA
- a CDS encoding prephenate dehydratase: MNKRIGIQGIKGSFHHLVAMDYYHKDVEVMEHMSFHELAEKLSVKESDEAVMAIENSIAGSILPNYALINEYNLSIIGEHYTPVNMNLMAVKGQKIEDIKKVFSHPMALLQCKEFFKKHPHIKLIEDADTAEAAKRISEEGKMKVAAVASPAAAKMYGLEILAKEVHTIKSNATRFLVLGTERQKPNGEVLDKASIKFDLKSERGSLVSVLNIIRDCYLDMTKIQSLPIIDEPWKYSFFVDVIFEKYEDLEKGLDVLKLMTEELKVLGIYKNNLV, encoded by the coding sequence ATGAATAAAAGAATAGGGATTCAGGGAATAAAAGGTTCATTTCACCATTTGGTAGCCATGGACTACTATCATAAGGACGTGGAAGTGATGGAGCATATGTCATTTCATGAGTTGGCCGAGAAACTGTCAGTAAAAGAATCAGATGAAGCGGTGATGGCTATAGAGAATAGTATAGCCGGTTCTATTTTACCAAATTATGCGTTGATAAATGAGTATAATTTAAGCATCATAGGAGAGCATTATACCCCGGTTAATATGAATCTTATGGCTGTAAAAGGGCAAAAAATTGAAGATATTAAAAAGGTCTTTTCTCATCCCATGGCTTTATTACAGTGTAAAGAGTTCTTTAAAAAGCATCCACATATTAAACTAATTGAGGATGCAGATACCGCTGAAGCTGCCAAAAGAATTTCCGAAGAAGGTAAGATGAAAGTAGCGGCTGTTGCCAGTCCAGCAGCTGCAAAAATGTATGGTTTGGAGATCCTTGCGAAAGAGGTTCATACTATTAAAAGCAATGCCACCAGGTTTCTGGTGTTGGGAACAGAAAGGCAAAAACCTAACGGAGAAGTACTGGATAAGGCCTCCATCAAGTTTGACCTGAAAAGTGAAAGGGGAAGTCTGGTTTCTGTACTCAATATTATTAGAGATTGCTATCTAGATATGACCAAGATCCAGTCACTTCCGATAATTGATGAACCCTGGAAATATTCATTCTTTGTAGATGTGATCTTTGAAAAATATGAAGATCTAGAAAAAGGGCTGGACGTATTAAAATTAATGACGGAAGAATTAAAGGTTTTAGGAATCTACAAAAATAACCTGGTATGA
- a CDS encoding pyridoxal phosphate-dependent aminotransferase, with protein MITAKRLDTVQEYYFSKKLREVAELRAQGKPIINLGIGSPDLAPPPAVLTALNDALKDNVAHQYQPYKGIKELRNAIAGFYDRYYDLELNTETEILPLMGSKEGIMHISMAFLNPGDEVLLPDPGYPTYSSVAKLLEAKERNYELKAENDWLPDLEKLADEGLENVKIMWVNYPHMPTGSKASDGFFEKLTNFAETHKILVINDNPYSFIQNDYPKSILQKDGLSDYVMELNSLSKSFNMAGWRVGMLTGSEKNINAVLKVKSNMDSGMFYPVQAGAVEALKLPESWFDTQNKIYSNRKEKVLQLADKLGCEVRKDQAGLFVWAKVPDGKTSGDIVDELLYNKDIFITPGFIFGKQGEGYIRFSLCATEEVIDEALKRMKQ; from the coding sequence ATGATAACAGCAAAGAGACTTGATACAGTGCAGGAATACTATTTTTCGAAAAAACTTCGCGAAGTAGCTGAACTAAGAGCCCAGGGGAAACCAATTATCAATCTTGGTATTGGTAGCCCGGATCTGGCTCCTCCGCCTGCAGTGTTAACCGCGTTGAATGATGCACTTAAGGATAATGTAGCGCATCAATATCAGCCATATAAGGGGATTAAAGAATTAAGGAATGCGATCGCAGGATTTTATGACAGGTACTATGATCTTGAATTGAATACAGAGACTGAAATTTTACCATTAATGGGTAGTAAAGAAGGGATCATGCATATTTCCATGGCCTTTTTAAATCCCGGAGATGAGGTTTTATTGCCAGATCCTGGTTATCCAACCTATAGTTCTGTGGCTAAATTATTAGAGGCAAAGGAGCGGAATTATGAATTGAAAGCTGAAAATGACTGGTTGCCAGATCTGGAAAAATTAGCTGATGAAGGTCTGGAGAATGTTAAAATTATGTGGGTGAATTATCCTCATATGCCCACGGGTTCCAAGGCTTCAGACGGTTTCTTTGAGAAGTTGACCAATTTTGCCGAAACACATAAGATCCTGGTTATCAATGACAATCCTTACAGTTTTATTCAGAATGATTATCCTAAAAGTATTCTTCAAAAAGACGGTTTAAGCGATTATGTGATGGAGCTGAATTCGCTTAGTAAAAGTTTTAATATGGCTGGCTGGCGAGTAGGAATGCTTACTGGAAGTGAGAAAAATATCAATGCGGTATTAAAAGTGAAATCAAATATGGATAGTGGAATGTTCTATCCTGTTCAGGCAGGAGCAGTTGAAGCTTTGAAATTACCTGAATCCTGGTTTGATACTCAAAATAAGATTTACTCGAATAGAAAAGAAAAGGTCTTACAATTAGCTGATAAGCTGGGTTGTGAGGTAAGAAAAGATCAGGCTGGCTTATTTGTTTGGGCTAAGGTGCCAGATGGAAAAACTTCAGGAGATATTGTAGATGAGTTACTTTATAATAAGGACATCTTTATTACCCCTGGATTTATTTTTGGTAAACAGGGTGAAGGCTATATACGGTTTTCACTGTGTGCAACCGAAGAGGTTATAGACGAAGCTTTAAAAAGGATGAAACAATGA
- a CDS encoding prephenate dehydrogenase, translated as MNVFIIGIGLIGGSFALDLKTVKKQVEIYGVDENEEHLEKALDLGLIDKKAKFEDIKNADLVYLAIPVDASLEVLPKILDLVSDKCVVIDAGSTKEHLCKKVENHPKRRNYLSAHPISGTEFSGPTAAIHGLFKNKTNIICEVEKTAFKLQEIALEIFQAIGMRIRYMDPASHDRHIAYVSHLSHISSFMLGKTVLEKEKNERDIFDLAGSGFESTVRLAKSSPAMWTPIFSQNKKNVMETLDEYISNLKHFRKLMEEDNFEEVFNEMEKTNHIREVLNGINKNEELKLQ; from the coding sequence ATGAATGTTTTTATAATAGGAATAGGCCTTATTGGGGGATCTTTTGCTTTAGATCTTAAAACTGTAAAGAAACAGGTGGAAATCTATGGTGTAGATGAAAATGAGGAGCATCTTGAGAAAGCTCTGGATCTTGGATTGATAGATAAAAAAGCAAAATTTGAAGATATAAAGAATGCAGATCTGGTGTATCTGGCCATACCGGTTGATGCTTCTTTAGAGGTTCTGCCAAAAATTCTGGATCTAGTTAGTGATAAGTGTGTAGTAATAGATGCGGGATCCACGAAAGAACATCTATGTAAGAAGGTTGAAAATCATCCCAAAAGAAGAAATTACCTTTCTGCGCATCCTATTTCAGGAACCGAATTTTCAGGTCCTACCGCCGCAATTCATGGGTTGTTCAAAAATAAAACGAATATCATCTGTGAGGTTGAAAAGACCGCATTTAAACTTCAGGAAATAGCTCTTGAAATTTTTCAGGCTATAGGAATGAGGATACGATATATGGATCCGGCTTCGCATGATCGCCATATCGCCTATGTGTCGCATTTGTCACATATAAGTTCTTTTATGCTGGGTAAAACAGTATTGGAAAAAGAGAAGAATGAACGGGATATTTTTGACCTGGCCGGAAGTGGATTTGAATCTACCGTGCGGCTTGCTAAAAGCTCCCCGGCAATGTGGACTCCCATATTCAGCCAGAATAAAAAAAATGTGATGGAAACCCTGGATGAATATATTTCAAATTTGAAGCATTTCAGAAAATTAATGGAGGAAGATAATTTCGAGGAGGTTTTCAATGAGATGGAAAAGACAAATCATATAAGAGAAGTATTAAACGGAATAAATAAAAACGAAGAATTAAAATTACAGTAA
- a CDS encoding bifunctional 3-deoxy-7-phosphoheptulonate synthase/chorismate mutase type II, translating into MENSKELRTWLDDFGLSHPLVIAGPCSAETEEQVLTIAHQLKDSDATVLRAGIWKPRTRPGNFEGVGALGLKWLQKAKEETGMLTTTEVANPNHVELALKHDVDILWIGARTTVSPFIVQEIADALKGTDKIVLVKNPVNPDLALWLGAVERLHTADINKLGVIHRGFSAYEKTKYRNNPEWQIPIELQNKFPDLPLILDPSHIAGRRDIIFDLCQTALDLNFDGLMVETHHTPDKAWSDAAQQITPETLIKIMDDLKVRKEISASEEFQNKLTALRSRIDITDSQILEILSKRMKIAEEIGEVKKSQNVAILQTKRWNEILGKMVLEGEEKGLGEEFVLRMFKAIHQESINHQQKILDGKR; encoded by the coding sequence ATGGAAAATAGTAAAGAACTAAGAACGTGGCTGGATGATTTTGGATTATCTCATCCTTTGGTAATTGCGGGGCCATGTAGCGCCGAAACTGAAGAACAGGTTTTAACGATCGCACATCAGCTTAAAGATAGTGATGCTACGGTGTTAAGAGCTGGAATCTGGAAACCCAGAACAAGACCTGGGAATTTTGAAGGCGTAGGAGCTTTAGGTTTAAAATGGCTTCAGAAGGCTAAAGAAGAAACAGGAATGCTTACCACTACTGAAGTGGCCAATCCAAATCATGTGGAGCTAGCTTTAAAGCACGATGTTGATATTCTCTGGATTGGGGCGAGAACTACCGTTTCTCCTTTTATTGTTCAGGAAATTGCAGATGCACTTAAAGGAACCGATAAAATTGTATTGGTTAAAAATCCGGTAAATCCAGACCTTGCTTTATGGTTGGGAGCAGTGGAGAGATTGCACACCGCAGATATTAATAAACTGGGAGTGATCCACAGAGGTTTTTCAGCATATGAGAAAACCAAATATAGAAACAACCCGGAATGGCAAATCCCGATCGAGCTTCAGAATAAATTTCCAGATCTGCCTTTGATTTTGGATCCGTCACATATTGCCGGAAGAAGAGATATCATCTTCGATCTTTGTCAAACTGCACTGGATTTAAATTTTGACGGACTCATGGTAGAAACTCATCACACACCAGATAAAGCCTGGAGTGACGCGGCACAACAAATTACTCCTGAAACACTCATAAAGATAATGGATGATTTAAAAGTAAGAAAGGAAATTTCTGCTAGTGAAGAATTTCAGAATAAACTAACAGCATTAAGGTCCAGAATTGATATCACAGATAGTCAGATCCTGGAAATTCTTTCAAAAAGAATGAAAATTGCAGAGGAGATAGGAGAAGTGAAAAAAAGCCAGAATGTTGCAATTCTTCAGACAAAGAGATGGAACGAGATTCTGGGAAAAATGGTGCTTGAAGGAGAGGAGAAAGGACTTGGCGAAGAATTTGTTCTAAGAATGTTTAAGGCAATTCACCAGGAATCTATCAATCATCAACAAAAAATCCTTGATGGAAAACGGTAA
- the rsgA gene encoding ribosome small subunit-dependent GTPase A, whose amino-acid sequence MQGTVYKSTGSWYQVKAEDGKFYECRIKGKFRIQGIKSTNPVAVGDEVSFDLEEGVEEKTGVIKKIKERENYIIRKSVNLSKQTHIIASNIDQVFLLITLNNPPTLTTFIDRFLVTAEAYDITAVLLFNKVDTYSIEELAEVKYLAELYRSAGYECIGISAKNGKNVDKVKDKMIGNTSMISGHSGTGKSTLINAIEPALDLKTSEISRQHSQGQHTTTFAEMFDLSFNARIIDTPGIKGFGVVDMDREEIGDYFPEFFERKQDCKFHNCLHIEEPKCAIKDSLEEGEIAWSRYKSYLQIMEGEEDNYRVDQYQK is encoded by the coding sequence ATGCAGGGAACGGTTTATAAATCTACAGGAAGTTGGTATCAGGTAAAGGCTGAAGATGGCAAATTTTACGAATGTAGGATAAAAGGAAAATTCAGAATTCAGGGAATTAAAAGTACCAATCCCGTTGCTGTAGGTGATGAGGTGAGTTTTGATCTTGAAGAGGGAGTAGAAGAGAAGACCGGAGTAATTAAAAAGATAAAAGAGCGGGAAAATTATATTATTCGTAAATCGGTTAATCTTTCAAAGCAAACACATATCATCGCTTCGAATATAGACCAGGTTTTTTTGCTCATTACACTTAATAATCCACCAACATTAACCACTTTCATTGACAGGTTTTTGGTGACCGCAGAAGCCTATGATATTACTGCGGTTCTTCTTTTTAATAAAGTGGACACCTATTCTATTGAAGAACTTGCTGAAGTGAAATATCTTGCCGAGTTATATCGCAGCGCTGGATATGAATGCATTGGTATTTCTGCCAAAAACGGAAAGAATGTAGATAAAGTTAAGGATAAGATGATAGGAAATACCAGTATGATTTCCGGGCATAGTGGAACCGGAAAGTCGACTTTGATCAATGCCATAGAACCTGCTTTAGACCTTAAAACTTCTGAAATTTCCAGGCAGCACAGCCAGGGACAGCATACTACTACTTTTGCTGAAATGTTTGATCTAAGTTTTAATGCCCGTATTATTGATACTCCTGGAATTAAAGGTTTTGGTGTGGTAGATATGGATCGTGAAGAGATTGGTGATTATTTCCCGGAATTCTTTGAAAGGAAACAAGATTGTAAATTTCATAATTGTCTTCATATTGAAGAGCCGAAGTGCGCCATAAAAGACTCGCTGGAAGAAGGAGAAATTGCCTGGTCCAGGTATAAAAGTTATTTACAGATTATGGAGGGCGAGGAAGATAATTATAGAGTAGACCAATATCAGAAATA